The sequence GGATGCTTTTGTATGAGTGCGCGCTTGCCATCCGTGCGTGCGTGGATCACGTGTCACTTGAGGgcagtgtttttatgtgtgtgtgtgtgtgtaaaatatatacatatatacaaaaacatacatatatatatatatatatatatatatacatatatatatatatatatatatatatatatatatatatatatatatatatatatatatatattatatattatatatatgtgtgtgtgtgtgtttggggtgtattttttatgtataacgtatatattttaatatgtataatatatatatgtatgtatgtatatatatatgatatatgtatatatatatatatatatatatatatatatatatatatatatatatttatatatatatatatatatatatatatatatatataatttatttataaatgtgtatatatgttaaacttatatgtgtctataaatatttaaatagtatattatatatatgtgtatgtatatgtatatttatatgtatatatatgtatatgtatatttatattgtacctatgcacacacaaacacacacacacacacacacacacacacacacacacacacacaccacacacacacacacacacacacacacacaccacacacacaaatatatacatacatacatacatacatacatacatacatacatacatacagacatacagacacacgtatactttcacacacacacgtaaacaaacacacacaggtatgtatgtgtgtacatatgtgtatgtatgtatgcatgtagactATGTATGAAACAGCATGTACGACGGTTTTACATTCACATAAGATATATTACGCAGATCACAAGCCATCAGTCTTTCCATTATGCATTCGCTTTGTCATTTATTACTCGCTGGCCTGTTCACTCTCTCGCCcagccttttccccctctctctgtccactTCCTGTCTctttaactcccctccccccttctccccagtcctccccccctcctccccccttctcttttcttccctccacctcccctcccccttcctgttccctttccccctccttctctcgctccctctgtctctcccattctctctctctcattctctctctctcttttttctttctctctctttcattccctctttccctctcactctcactctccactcctccccccctccccccttcatgctttctctcctctttctctcccttttcctctcctcgcctccctctccccatcccccaccccctcctctccctcttccccctctcattctcctcccatccccctcccgtcctcccttccctctccttcctcctctccctttccctctcctctccctcaccctctccccctctagtgtaattttcccttccctttccctctcctcccacctctcccccccccttcccgcgcGTCATGCACCCAAACACACTCCTAAAtttcacatcacacacccacacgcgtATACCATTGTCTGTTGCTATTCTTCGCCGTTAACGAAAGTGCGTTACGTAACGTGCATCTCGCGCGTTGCACAAACACTGTACGGATGGTGATAGAACAGAGATGGTGCTTGGCCAcgcatttctcttccccttttttctgttcttcgttcGTTGTCGGAGAACAgatggagaaagattttttttggtgatgGTAGGGttagggtgcggggggggggggaatataaatTTGATTTTGGATCCTTTCTTTTATATTGCGGTTGAGACTTTCACGTGACGTGGGAGTTTTCGTTTGGTTTTAAGTCCAGATCGATTTCGATGTATGAAATTTATTTAAAGAAGGCTAGAATAGAGGTAGAGGaggattggattttttttattgcttatttatttatttatttagttatctatttcttttttttttttttggggggggggtcatttatattcttggatttttaatttttttatttgaatgttattttattctttactgAATGTAATGAATGTACGAATTGGGGTTAGAACAAAGATGGTTCTCATTTTGCGTTTCTCATTTCCGCCGTTCCGCGTTCGATGGAGGACAGCTAAGCGGATTTACTTACTTGTTTACTTGATCGAAAACAGCTAGAGgaatttacttacttacttaggTACTTGTTTACTTATTACTGattatattgttgttgatgacgatgttattgttattatcttctttattgtcTAGGAGTCTGAAgtggatattgttattttttccttccatgtatttaaaaaaaatttcacatgGTTCtgatttgtaattgttattgttatatcatcattattatcgttattgttatcatcatcaacatcactactATGATTTCTATTGTTAtgacgttgttattattattattattattattattattattattattattattattattattattattatcagtaatattattttatattattgctgttactgttattatgtctactattaatatttccattactatatttattattactatttctattattacacctattattattatgtttattatgattattgttattattagtattgttactattacttttattgttagaataattgttatttgttattactataattattattattagtagtaatgttattattattgttattattgttgttttgtgtgtgtttgtgtttgtgtgtgtgtgtttgtatgtgtttgtatgtgtgtgtgtgtgtgtgtgtgtgtctgtctgtctgtctgtctgtctatctgtgtttctGCCTCTAAGCTtctgtatatctgtttttgtctgcctctctcactcttgctctctctcttagttttttcccctttttgctgtaACCCTTGTTACGTATTGTACATTTGTGTGGCATCTTTGAAGGTTAACACATGCCATTGTACTTAAAGTAAGAGTGTTACTTTTCCATGACAAGCTATTCCGACGGACCTTACTGTCACCGTGCGCGGTTTCAAGCCAcacgcaactttttttttttttttcctctctctctctctctctctctctctctctctctctctctctctctctctctctctctctctctctctctctctctctctttctctctctctttctctctctccctttcttcctttctttctttctctccttctttctatctatctatctttctctttctttctttctctttctcttctcttcttctctttctcctttctttctctttctctctctttctcttctttctctctctctctcttctctctctctctctctctcttctcctctctctcttccctcttctctctctctctcttcttctctccttctctctcgttctctttctctcctctctcgttttttcccccctcctatctTTCATCCCCTCCTCAAAATTTTTTActccctgtctatctctgtctatccatccagcTATCTAGATAACtatatatccatctttctatgtatcactgaaacacacacacacgcacgcacgcacatgcacatgtatgtgtatatacctgcatcatcactctctttatctaatccccccccccttccgctctcctgctttctccctcttttcacatAGTAATTAAGCTCCTTAGGTCTAACGACGTCGCTGCCTTTGCTCTCGTGTTTACAAGAAAGCGGAACGCAATAATTTATTTTGTTGGTTCGATGTAACTtagttgcccctccccccccacccaccctttgtTTAGTTTTCTTTCATGGTCAggctgtttcttttgttttgctttgtgtttCTGATTAGGATGTTTTGGTTAATTGCATTTCTGATTtatagtgtttttgtatgtatgtatgtagaatttTTATTGGAGTGATGGAAACGAAGGTTGATGAAATGTTGTGATTCTAACATGATTGTTTTTCATTACAGGTGAGTGGTACAATCCAAGATGGCCGAAGATACGCCCACGTCGACACAtgacactttacacacacaccctaagGTTACACGCACAGGGCACACCACAcaggggccacacacacacactctggaaACTAGGTCACACGGCGGGCATTCTTCGAAGGGCATGGACTACTCCGGACTTCAACTGAACGACTCTTTAGACGCACTTGACGAGTCGGTGAGCGGCGACGTCCCTCCGCAGGTCGTGGCGTTCCAGCTGAAGCGCCTGCGATCCGACGACGGCTCGTCCACCACCGCCGAGGAAGTCTGGGAGTCACTCGAGCAAGACAGTTCTGGTTACGTAAGCTGCAGTGAAGGTTTCCCGGCAGGCGGCGGGGCCAGCGACGCTGAGCCGGAGTTTCCCGCGGGCAGCCGCAGCCTCCGCTCCATCCGAGAGGACCTGGCGTCGGCAGTGTCGCGCGAAACCCGCTCGGAGTGTCACGACGCCCTTCCGCTGGCGACGGAAAAGGAAACCCACGAGGTCGGGGAGGTCGTCGCGAGTGACGGTTCGCTGTCAGAAAAGGCTTCCATTACCGAGGGAAAACTCGCGACAACTTCCTTCACGACAAAGAACGCAAGCGGTTACAAAGGTGAAGGCAACCCGCCcggcagggagggggaggcactGCAGGAGTTGGGCGCTGCAGGAAGGACGGAGAGTGCGTCGTCGGACTCGAGGCGCGAGGCAGCTCCTTCACCGCGCCCTCCTCTCACAAGGGCTCGACCGCTCTTTGGCGATGACGAGCCCGAGGCGCCCTCAGCCTCGGCCCCCCTCGCCGAGGACGTAGCTGTCCGCCCCAAAAGTGCCAGCCCGTCGGATAAGAAGAGCGGCGAAAGGGAAGATTCGTTATCCTCCTTCAAGGGcagaaggaacaggaagaagggCTACGCCTCGTCGTCCTCGCTGAGCCTCGAGAACCCGCTGCCGGAGATCGCCGAGGACCCGCCCGCGCCGCAGCACGTGGTCGTGGACCTCACGGACGGCGGCGAGCACGATCCCTTCGTGGCGGTGTCCGTGGAGGAGCCGGATGATCCCGACTCATGGGATCACGAGGAGGCCCTGAGCATGAAGATTCAGACTGACCTCGAGTCCCAAGGGGACAAGATGGCGTCACGATACCTCAGGTCGAAGGGAATTCGCGTGCCGCCGCCGCGCCACCGCAGCTTCGGGGAGACCGTGGTGAACATCAGTGCAGGTGAAGTGGACTGTGAATACGTGAGCGAAAATGAGAGCAGGGAGTTCAATAACTCCTTTTATCAAAGTGACGCGGGCGAAGGTGAAGGCGGGGGCAGGGCAGAGTACCTTGGGCACGAGAACTTGGCCTTCGTGGAGGACGAGCAGGACGCGATCAGCCAGGAGGAGAACTTCGCCTCCCCCGAGGAGCCGGACGCGGGTCCCGTGGAGCTGCCGAGGAGGAGCTCCGACCCGGAGGTGTCGTCCAGTGCCAAGAGTGACGAGGTGAAGGCGGAGGAGGAACTCTTCCGGTCTGCCAGCTGTGGCACGGAGCTCGACAAAGTGCTCAACAATCTGAGCGGCGAGCAGAGCCCGGCCTCGGGGACACCCACCCTCAGGAAGAGGAGCATCTCGAGGGGCCGCCAGGAGAGCATCCACTCGGAGCCCGGCGAcatgaagacgaaggaggagactCCCGATTCCGCTAAGTACGGTGATAAGAAAGTTCGTTTGAGGCCAACCTTCTTTCTCGGAGGCGAGGAGAACAGCCCCGGTCTGTTCAGTAAGTTAGTCAGAAATTCCCCCCCTGTTCGGCTCAAGAGGAGCGAGTCCACTAAATCCCACATGTCCCCCATGGCCTACAAGGAAGAAGGTTTGTCCCGAAGTACTAGTAATATATGGGAGGGGGGCACTAGGACCCGCGGGGGGAGCGGGAGTTCGGGCGGAGGGGGACACTCCTCCCACCACACCCGTCTCCCGAGCACTCCCACGTCACCCTCGGTCTCCGTGAAGGGAGAGCGTCGTTCCGAGAAGGGCTACCTCCTGCAGCAGCACTTGTATCGAAACAGCCGCAGGAACGTCCAGCAGAAGTTGCACCGTCAGCTGAGTGACTCTCACCACCACGACGACTCTAGCAGGTATAGCGACCACCACAAACacgaccatcaccatcaccaccacaagaAACACGACTCACACTCCCTCAGTGACCTCTCCCACCAGTCTCTGCCCACACGACTGTTTTCCCCCCGAGACTCGTCGCCCTCCCGCCACTCCCAACACTCACACCACGGCCACCACCACAGGAGCCAGTCACAACGACACCACCACAAGCCGCGACACGAACTCCTCAGACGACACAACACCTACGGACACGAACAATACCACAAATACGTACAAGAACACGAACAGCGCTATGCACTGGAACACCCTTACGAACAGGAACAAACACAAGATCAGGACACCCTGCAAGTTCAGGAAAACACTCCTGAGCGGCGCCTATCACACTACCgtcaggaggaaaaggggaaaaccgacGTGGAAAGGTAAGTGACAGTTTCAGCGAGTGGTACTGAGGTTCTGAGGTAAGATAATATAAGCTTTTTTGTCACGCTTCTCTCGACGTAATAGGTAATTCTATGGCctcgtcatgttttttttttatttatttattttttttattaggattgTACGTAGCAAAACCCATACGGAAATGTATTGGAGAAATTTCGCTTGCAGGATCTACTTTAAACGTGGTTGTGGCGTTTGTCCTTTCGCAATATCTCTCTTGCTTGTACTCGCTAATTGAAGTTTTTCAGTTTATATAAAGGACCAAACGCCCTGCAGGATTTCTCACGATTTAACCTTCAGTATTTATATGTTCCCAAATTTTACGATCTTTCCTCTTGTTTCCCCGAAAAAACGCACCATTGTTTAAGGTTCATGACATTAATCCAATGTAAATCCTGTCGCCCGAACTTTAGGAAACGTGCGCAAGCTCTAAGCAGGAACAGATAATTTACGCTTTATTTCTCCGATTATAGGTTATCTGTTATGGAATGTTTCTCTGTGGGGGAAAAGGTAATCGTTTTAAGGTTATGTGCTTCGTCATGCTCAAGTGAGAGGGAAATTATAAGCGAGACGGAGGGcgtgttgttattagtactatagAGATGAAACGCGGCAGAAATAGTGAAGCGCAAGACGATGAGACGAGCACAGCGTGGCACACATCCAAAGAatcataagagaaaagaaaaaaaaagaaaacaaa comes from Penaeus monodon isolate SGIC_2016 chromosome 5, NSTDA_Pmon_1, whole genome shotgun sequence and encodes:
- the LOC119573066 gene encoding uncharacterized protein LOC119573066 isoform X1, with translation MAEDTPTSTHDTLHTHPKVTRTGHTTQGPHTHTLETRSHGGHSSKGMDYSGLQLNDSLDALDESVSGDVPPQVVAFQLKRLRSDDGSSTTAEEVWESLEQDSSGYVSCSEGFPAGGGASDAEPEFPAGSRSLRSIREDLASAVSRETRSECHDALPLATEKETHEVGEVVASDGSLSEKASITEGKLATTSFTTKNASGYKGEGNPPGREGEALQELGAAGRTESASSDSRREAAPSPRPPLTRARPLFGDDEPEAPSASAPLAEDVAVRPKSASPSDKKSGEREDSLSSFKGRRNRKKGYASSSSLSLENPLPEIAEDPPAPQHVVVDLTDGGEHDPFVAVSVEEPDDPDSWDHEEALSMKIQTDLESQGDKMASRYLRSKGIRVPPPRHRSFGETVVNISAGEVDCEYVSENESREFNNSFYQSDAGEGEGGGRAEYLGHENLAFVEDEQDAISQEENFASPEEPDAGPVELPRRSSDPEVSSSAKSDEVKAEEELFRSASCGTELDKVLNNLSGEQSPASGTPTLRKRSISRGRQESIHSEPGDMKTKEETPDSAKWVGVHGGQPSEGAQSASPLLTSPTTPHIVVSPEENASSQNANDKSVQEDAAQQQSSPQANNGTSVPNGQSALASPPTPAVEEKERTRPDKLTLTMNTLDLPDSRHPSLDIGVRRNTRRNSMSEMLKRYGSQTNLQRTPSTNNIRRSTSRNSLVLEWTQEGNDSLIACLSALYGKLLVVMGMAFPIAEVISHDIPVTFYNGFYLYLYIGSIIFLVYAYMFLLRSINLPTEQIKSKFHSLRNYMAMPDLHMVFPHRNSSQQEGTGRKNNNISKMIENYHNYKY
- the LOC119573066 gene encoding uncharacterized protein LOC119573066 isoform X2, with protein sequence MAEDTPTSTHDTLHTHPKVTRTGHTTQGPHTHTLETRSHGGHSSKGMDYSGLQLNDSLDALDESVSGDVPPQVVAFQLKRLRSDDGSSTTAEEVWESLEQDSSGYVSCSEGFPAGGGASDAEPEFPAGSRSLRSIREDLASAVSRETRSECHDALPLATEKETHEVGEVVASDGSLSEKASITEGKLATTSFTTKNASGYKGEGNPPGREGEALQELGAAGRTESASSDSRREAAPSPRPPLTRARPLFGDDEPEAPSASAPLAEDVAVRPKSASPSDKKSGEREDSLSSFKGRRNRKKGYASSSSLSLENPLPEIAEDPPAPQHVVVDLTDGGEHDPFVAVSVEEPDDPDSWDHEEALSMKIQTDLESQGDKMASRYLRSKGIRVPPPRHRSFGETVVNISAGEVDCEYVSENESREFNNSFYQSDAGEGEGGGRAEYLGHENLAFVEDEQDAISQEENFASPEEPDAGPVELPRRSSDPEVSSSAKSDEVKAEEELFRSASCGTELDKVLNNLSGEQSPASGTPTLRKRSISRGRQESIHSEPGDMKTKEETPDSAKWVGVHGGQPSEGAQSASPLLTSPTTPHIVVSPEENASSQNANDKSVQEDAAQQSSPQANNGTSVPNGQSALASPPTPAVEEKERTRPDKLTLTMNTLDLPDSRHPSLDIGVRRNTRRNSMSEMLKRYGSQTNLQRTPSTNNIRRSTSRNSLVLEWTQEGNDSLIACLSALYGKLLVVMGMAFPIAEVISHDIPVTFYNGFYLYLYIGSIIFLVYAYMFLLRSINLPTEQIKSKFHSLRNYMAMPDLHMVFPHRNSSQQEGTGRKNNNISKMIENYHNYKY